GGGGCCGGGTGAGGAAACATTTCCGGACTTTCTTCACGATTTCCGGCTGAAACAGCCAAAGAAACGGTATCAGTCCGGTAACCGGACGCTGGACCGGCTGCCTCCGATCCGCCGGGATCTGATCAAACGAAACCGGTACCTGGTTCCCAATTCCATTGTGGTGTCACGCGGCTGCCCGCATCATTGCGATTTCTGTTACAAGGATGCCTTCTTCGAAGGTGGAAAATCCTTTTACACCCAACGGGTGGATGATGCACTTGCCGATATCGACCGGCTGCCGGGACGTCATCTGTACTTCCTGGATGATCATTTACTGGGTGATGCCCGGTTTGCTTGGGCCCTGTTCGATGGGATGAAGGGCATGAACCGGGTGTTTCAGGCCGCGGCTACCATTGATTCCATTCTGCGGGGTGACCTGATTGAAAAAGCTGCTGCGGCGGGTCTGAGAAGTGTCTTTGTCGGATTCGAAACCTTGTCACTGGCCAACCTGAAACAAAGCAATAAGAAACAGAATCTTGGAAGGGATTACACCCGGGCTGTCAGCCGGTTGCACTCCCTTGGCATCATGATCAACGGCAGCTTTGTATTCGGATTGGATGACGATGACCCCGATGTTTTCAAACGCACCGTGGAATGGGGCGTTTCACAGGCTATCACCACAGCCACCTACCACATTCTGACACCCTACCCGGGTACCCGGTTGTTTCAATCGATGGAATCGCAGGGCCGGCTTCTTACCCGAAATTGGGATTTATACGATACCCGTCATGTCGTGTACCAGACCCGGAATCTGACGGCAGAAGAACTGAAGGTAGGGTATGACTGGGCCTACCGCGAATTTTACCGGTGGTCATCTATCCTGTCTGCAAGCCTGAAACATGACTCTCATCAGCATAAGCTGAAACATCTTTTGTATGCGGGTGGGTGGAAAAAGTTTGAGCCTCTGTGGAATCTGATAATTAAAACCCGTCATCTGAATTCCATGCTCCCGTTTCTGGAATCCATTCTCTCAGAGGTGAAACGCAGTCCTTCCCTTCAACCGGAAGCGGACCTGCCTTCACCGGCTGGTCAACCCGTTCCGGAAACACTTTTTACCGGAAAAATCCTAGACTGACCACCGGGATTGGCAATGCTGCAGACCATGGGTTGAATTTAATCCGCACAACAACCACCTTTGTCAGGACCATGAAGACCCTGACTGTGACCGATTACCAGGCACTCCCGAAAGTGGAGTTGCATCTGCATCTTGATACCTCCATGCGGGTGGATACCATCCGCCGGTTCCTCATCCGTGAAGGCTATGAGGTTCCCGAACCGCTCGATCAGTACACGGTGGCTCCGGCCAAATGTGAGAATCTGCTCGAATACCTCCGTAAAATCGATCCGGCCCTCGATGCGCTTCAGAGTGCCGAAGCCATCGAGGAAACGGCCTTCCAGATGTCTGAAGACCTGGCAGCCAACGGACACATCTACGCCGAAATCCGGTTCGCTCCCAACCTGAATATCCGTAAAGGAGAAACGGTGGATTCCATCTTATCTGCGGCCATACGCGGATTTGAACGCGGGAGAAAAACATTCGGAGTCGAGGTGGGCATTATTCTCTGCATCCTGAGACATTTCACGCCTGAACAGAATGAATCGGTGACCGATTTAGCCCTCAGACGTCCGCAGGATATTGTCGGGTTCGATCTGGCAGGGGATGAAAATTTCAGCGGAATGAGTCAGAAACATCATTTTGACCGGGTAAGGGAAATGGGTATTCCTGTGACCATTCACGCAGCCGAAGCCTGGGGTCCGGACCGCCTTGAAGAAGCCATCCGGCATCTTGGAGCCAGGCGCATCGGTCATGGCGTGAGGCTGGAAGAAAACCCGGAATTGTTACGTGAACTGATTGACCGCCAGATACCGCTGGAAATGTGTCCGACCAGCAATGTGCAGACCAATGCAACGACCGATTTTTCCAGTCATCCCATCGATCGGTATCTGCAGATGGGTGTGGCGGTAACTGTGAATACCGATGCTCTGACGGTGACTCCTTCGACCCTGTCGCAGGAATATGCGGTTCTGAGTAAAACCTTCGGCTGGGGGCTCGAACAGTTTATCCGCACGCAAAAGACCGCCATCTCGACGCTTTTTCTGCCAGACCGGGACAAGCAGCGGTTACAGACTCAGTTCGATCTCAGAATCAAACGCTGACTTCGGGACCATCGGCTTCATCGGTGACCGGAGCCTCCTGCCGCAGGATGAAGCTGAAAGTGGTTCCTTTGCCCACCACCGATTCCACCCGGATGTGACTGTGGTGTGCTTCCAGAATGTGCTTCACAATGGCCAGTCCCAATCCGGTTCCTCCCAGATCCTTGGACCTGTGTTTATCCACCCGGTAAAACCGCTCGAAAATCCGTGACAGATGCTCAGGTGAGATCCCCGGCCCGGTGTCGCTGATGGAAACGCGTATTTCCCCGCTCTGATACGGATCCGTCCGGATGGTGACCGATCCGGTGTCGGTGTATTTAATGGCATTATCAACCAGATTGGTGAACACCTGAAACAACCGGCTTCGGTCGGCCCAGATCTCGGTCGGGCCGGGAGTGAATTCGGTTTTCAGAATCAGTTCCTTGTCATCGGCCCGCGGTTTCAGGTCCTCGACCACCTCCTCTATAAGGCCGCGAAGATCCATCAGAGCCAGGTTCATTTTCAGTTCACCGGTTTCGATGCGGGAAATTTCAATCAGGTCACTTACCAGGTTATTCAGGTGCAGACTGTTTTTGTGAATTTTCAGCAGGAAAGTCCGGTTCACTTCCTCGTCTTCCATCGCTCCGTCGAGCAGGGTTTCCACAAATCCCTGAATGGTGAAAATGGGCGTTTTCAGCTCATGGGATACATTGGCCAGAAATTCGGACCGGACTCGTTCCAGTTTCTTCAGTTGCCTGATGTCATCGACCAGTTTTTCGGCCATCATGTTGATGGATTTTCCAAGAAAGCCCAGTTCATCCGAGCTGGTCACCGCAATCCGTTCCTGCAGATCGCCGCGGGTGATTTTTCTGGCCACGTTCACCATTTCAAGCACAGGTTCTGCAAACCGGTCGGCCAGATATTTGTAAATGATGATGCCGCCGATCAGGAGAAGCACCGACACAATCACAATGCCGGTGATGTAGGTGAGGTAGTAATCGTTCAGCGTGTTCAGCGCATAACTGACCCTGATGAATTTCACCCTACCGATTCCATTGAGCGGAATGGATTCACCGAGCATCCGGGCCACATAGAACTGTGAAATATCCACCGAGGTCGATTTCCGGATGTCCTCTCCGTAGGGTTCAGACATGGATTGAATGATTTCGGGCCGATGCAGGTGGTTTTCGAGGTGCAGAAGTCCGGGGGTGGGGAAACTGGAATCATAAATCACGGTTCCCACCGAATCAATCAGCGACAGTCTGATTCCAAATTCGGCTGAAAATCGTGTCAGAACGGTGTTTTCGGTTTCAGCGGGTGTTTGTGCGTCCTGTTCACGAAGCAGAAAGGCCCGCCAGAAGTTGGCATTGTAAACCAGTGATTCGCGCACAGACCGGTACGTGTTTTCCCGCACGGCCCAGATGGAAACGATGGCAAAAACGATGACCGTCAGGGCAAAGGTGATGTAGAATAGAATGGCCAGTTTGGCAGGTAACCGCTGGAACCACTTGATGGAAAAAACCGGCATGGAAACAGATCAGGCGTTGATTTTATATCCGACACCGCGTGCCGTGACAATAACATCCTGGTACAGTTTGTCGCGCAGTTTGCGAACGTGAACATCCACCGTCCGGTCCCCGACCACCACATCCTGTCCCCAGACCGAGTTTAAAATCTGTTCGCGCGAAAAAATGCGGTTCTTGTTACGGGCCAGAAAGTACAGTAGTTCAAATTCCTTGCGGGGAAGCTGATCGGTTTTTCCCTTGTACGTCACCGTGTAGGTGGCCGGGTCAATTTCGATTTTGCCCAGCCGGATGATATCCTGTGGGGTGCTGTTCACTGCCGGAATGCTGCGGCGTAGCAGGGCTTTGATGTGGCTGATGAGCACACGCGGTGAAATGGGTTTTTTCAGATAACTGTCGCTGCCGAGTTCCAGCGCCAGAACTTCATCAATTTCGGAATCCTTGGCCGTCAGGAACAGGATCGGAACATCGTTCCATTTCTCATTGGCCCGAATAATTTTACAGGTCTCGAGACCATCCATCACCGGCATCATCAGATCAAGCACCACTGCATCGACCTTTTCAGATTCCAGCATGACCAGTCCTTCTTTCCCGTTTCGGGCGGAAATGGTATGAAACCCCTCTTTTTTAAGATTATAGACAAGCAGATCGCGGATATCCTGCTCGTCATCCACGACCAAAATGGTTTTTTCTGCTGATTTCATCGGACAGTCTGCCTCAGTGCTAATCGGACCAGTTCATCGGTTTTCAGGTCGGAGTTTCCGGCTTTGACCACGTCTGCAACGGTTTTCCCGGCAACTGACCGTGAAAATCCCAATGCAACAAGTGCAGCAACCGCATCTTCCTGATGCTGATTGCCTCCGGCAGCGATCCAATCGGACTGACTGACGGGGGAAAGTTTAGAAACTTTATCCTTTAATTCAACTATCAGGCGTTCGGCCATTTTCTGACCAACGCCCGGAATGGTCTTCAGCAGGCGGATATTGGCATGGGCAATGTGCTGAATAA
The sequence above is drawn from the Bacteroidota bacterium genome and encodes:
- the ruvA gene encoding Holliday junction branch migration protein RuvA translates to MIAFIKGTLVAKSPTDVLIDTGGLGYRISISLQTFDRLPAAGEPVRLNTHYAIREDGHFLYGFADQQELDLFLHLISVNGVGPKIALSILSAIKVDDFIQHIAHANIRLLKTIPGVGQKMAERLIVELKDKVSKLSPVSQSDWIAAGGNQHQEDAVAALVALGFSRSVAGKTVADVVKAGNSDLKTDELVRLALRQTVR
- the add gene encoding adenosine deaminase — its product is MKTLTVTDYQALPKVELHLHLDTSMRVDTIRRFLIREGYEVPEPLDQYTVAPAKCENLLEYLRKIDPALDALQSAEAIEETAFQMSEDLAANGHIYAEIRFAPNLNIRKGETVDSILSAAIRGFERGRKTFGVEVGIILCILRHFTPEQNESVTDLALRRPQDIVGFDLAGDENFSGMSQKHHFDRVREMGIPVTIHAAEAWGPDRLEEAIRHLGARRIGHGVRLEENPELLRELIDRQIPLEMCPTSNVQTNATTDFSSHPIDRYLQMGVAVTVNTDALTVTPSTLSQEYAVLSKTFGWGLEQFIRTQKTAISTLFLPDRDKQRLQTQFDLRIKR
- a CDS encoding HAMP domain-containing protein translates to MPVFSIKWFQRLPAKLAILFYITFALTVIVFAIVSIWAVRENTYRSVRESLVYNANFWRAFLLREQDAQTPAETENTVLTRFSAEFGIRLSLIDSVGTVIYDSSFPTPGLLHLENHLHRPEIIQSMSEPYGEDIRKSTSVDISQFYVARMLGESIPLNGIGRVKFIRVSYALNTLNDYYLTYITGIVIVSVLLLIGGIIIYKYLADRFAEPVLEMVNVARKITRGDLQERIAVTSSDELGFLGKSINMMAEKLVDDIRQLKKLERVRSEFLANVSHELKTPIFTIQGFVETLLDGAMEDEEVNRTFLLKIHKNSLHLNNLVSDLIEISRIETGELKMNLALMDLRGLIEEVVEDLKPRADDKELILKTEFTPGPTEIWADRSRLFQVFTNLVDNAIKYTDTGSVTIRTDPYQSGEIRVSISDTGPGISPEHLSRIFERFYRVDKHRSKDLGGTGLGLAIVKHILEAHHSHIRVESVVGKGTTFSFILRQEAPVTDEADGPEVSV
- a CDS encoding response regulator transcription factor, whose protein sequence is MKSAEKTILVVDDEQDIRDLLVYNLKKEGFHTISARNGKEGLVMLESEKVDAVVLDLMMPVMDGLETCKIIRANEKWNDVPILFLTAKDSEIDEVLALELGSDSYLKKPISPRVLISHIKALLRRSIPAVNSTPQDIIRLGKIEIDPATYTVTYKGKTDQLPRKEFELLYFLARNKNRIFSREQILNSVWGQDVVVGDRTVDVHVRKLRDKLYQDVIVTARGVGYKINA